The region TCAGGGCATACACCACTTCTCGTCCTATCGTGGTTCCCTCAATCAGTCCCTTCTGCTTCATCTCCTTTAGAGCTGGATAGATTGTGCCTGGCGTCGGTTTCGTTCCCCGACGTCGCTCAATCCGCTCGGCGATCTGCTGACCACTGAGGTTTCCCTTCCGGAGCTCCCACAGGATCTGAAACGTCAGGAGACCTCTCATGTCACAGCAACCAGCAGGACAGCATCTGTTGTCGTCTGGCATTGTGCATAGTATTGGTCATCCGATAGACTTAACTGTACTGCCCCACTTATTGGGCGTACAATATTACGAGCATGATGAAGATGAGGAAACGAGTGAGCCAGATGTCGGAAGACGAGGTCAAGATGGAGATAAGGAAGAGGTATGCCAAGGTAGCACGGCACCAGCTCGAACGGGAAGACTCCGCCGCATGTTGTGGGGCTGGTGGCGAAGCAGATAGCGTCGAGACCAGCTCTTGCGGATGCAGTGCCACGGCGCAGTTCAAGACACTTCTTGAGTCGATTGGTTATCCTGTCAGCGACCTGCCCTCATTCTTCACGGAGTCATTTGCAGGTTGTGGAAACCCGGTCGCAATCGCTGAGCTGAGAGAGGGCGACACGGTTCTCGACCTAGGCAGTGGAGCAGGCCTTGACGCATTTATCGCCGCTAAGAAGGTCGGTCCGAATGGGCGCGTGATTGGCATAGACATGACACCGGAGATGGTCGAGAAAGCCAATACTAATGCCGCGCGCGTGGGGGCCTCCAACCTAGAATTCAGACTCGGAGAAGTAGAGAGTCTGCCAATAGAGGATGACTCCGTCGACGTTGTCATTAGCAATTGCGTCATCAACCTCGTACCAGACAAGACTCGTGTGTTTCGAGAGGCCTTTCGCGTTCTTAGAATGGGTGGAAGGCTTGTAGTCTCGGACATCATCCTTGAGAGACCGCTCAATGATGCCGTTCGTGATAACATAGACGCATACACCGCCTGCATCAGTGGGGCCATTCTGGAATCGGAGTATCTGAAGATCATCGCAGATGCAGGATTCCGAGACATCAGGACCATGTCGAAGCATCCATACGGGCCGGCAGCGAGTGTCATAATACGGGCAATGAAATGAGGAGATGTCCACGCACGACCTCTGCCAATAGGATGCGCAGACGTACCGAGAAGTGAGAACAGGAATAAGAGTACTCTGTACCCAGCCATGAGTCAGATGGAAGCATGACAGACCTGCGGAAACTGACCTCAGCTGAGAGCTAATGCCCATGACATGAAGAGCTCCACCAAGAACTGCCTGCCACTAGCTACCGTGGGAGTGAC is a window of Candidatus Thorarchaeota archaeon DNA encoding:
- a CDS encoding PadR family transcriptional regulator — encoded protein: MPDDNRCCPAGCCDMRGLLTFQILWELRKGNLSGQQIAERIERRRGTKPTPGTIYPALKEMKQKGLIEGTTIGREVVYALTERGRSGLTEAAKYFCRVFGDILDECRSFSSDSNGMVNPRGAGSCRTMM
- the arsM gene encoding arsenite methyltransferase, translating into MSEDEVKMEIRKRYAKVARHQLEREDSAACCGAGGEADSVETSSCGCSATAQFKTLLESIGYPVSDLPSFFTESFAGCGNPVAIAELREGDTVLDLGSGAGLDAFIAAKKVGPNGRVIGIDMTPEMVEKANTNAARVGASNLEFRLGEVESLPIEDDSVDVVISNCVINLVPDKTRVFREAFRVLRMGGRLVVSDIILERPLNDAVRDNIDAYTACISGAILESEYLKIIADAGFRDIRTMSKHPYGPAASVIIRAMK